In Erigeron canadensis isolate Cc75 chromosome 6, C_canadensis_v1, whole genome shotgun sequence, the following are encoded in one genomic region:
- the LOC122602995 gene encoding protein CROWDED NUCLEI 1-like has product MSKDKNENNNPVVAIPLSSYQCPILNNSNYTLWALRMKKILVANGIWDIVEGTGTSKEIDIKKDSSASAYLFQGLPEDLQMQVAGCETAKEIWDSLKARFVGTEDVQQAHSQQLKSEFERLVMKKDESIDSFAGKLMSIITKAATCGLTFDEQTKVRKLLNVVPYKFIPIVATIEMVVDFKEAKLEEVIGKLKTYEERLKFRKESGEDNSEKSLFTRQGNGRNYERNYGNNRRGGGNQTKGRGQGRFMRDNRNEDSFDRWKKSPGDQNNPRRQLKNVQCYNCQDFGHFATNCPKPNHREEKTNLVFKNDEPELLMVTTKDEEDTTSLKEKKRRNGILIKEDEIPKGKLDEMRSEIESELRSKLEFWKFELLQDFEMGKQEFEKKMKSREIAFEKQMQKELENLKKLKDCTSKEMKELESEREKFEKENHGVVSRKKHLEEEPRVDNDECKKHQETPSRFQKESKIGKDIKSRNKKVESEDHNTRNTLLEIQDYEMIQMMEVTDKVNNDDQDEIEDKNKINQIEEEVQGIVRVKDQVIGNGNKPKFKDNDYEV; this is encoded by the coding sequence ATGTCGAAAGATAAAAACGAAAACAACAATCCTGTTGTTGCCATACCGTTATCATCATatcaatgtccaattttaaacAATAGCAATTATACACTATGGGCATTAAGAATGAAGAAGATACTTGTGGCAAATGGAATATGGGATATAGTAGAAGGAACGGGTACATCAAAAGAGATCGATATAAAAAAGGATAGTTCTGCATCTGCATATCTATTCCAAGGATTGCCCGAAGATTTGCAAATGCAAGTTGCAGGATGTGAAACGGCAAAAGAAATTTGGGATTCATTAAAGGCTAGATTTGTTGGGACAGAAGATGTTCAACAAGCGCACTCGCAACAATTGAAATCAGAATTTGAAAGACTCGTGATGAAAAAAGATGAATCAATAGATTCATTTGCCGGAAAATTGATGAGCATTATTACAAAGGCTGCTACATGTGGATTGACATTTGATGAACAAACAAAAGTGCGGAAATTACTAAACGTAGTACCATATAAGTTTATACCAATAGTAGCAACCATTGAAATGGTTGTTGATTTTAAGGAAGCAAAATTGGAGGAGGTTATTGGGAAACTTAAGACTTACGAAGAAAGGCTTAAGTTTAGAAAAGAGAGTGGAGAAGATAATAGTGAGAAGTCGTTGTTCACACGCCAAGGGAATGGCAGAAATTATGAACGCAACTATGGGAATAATAGACGAGGAGGTGGTAATCAGACAAAAGGAAGAGGCCAAGGAAGATTCATGAGAGATAATAGAAATGAAGATAGTTTCGATAGATGGAAGAAAAGCCCTGGAGATCAAAACAATCCAAGAAGACAACTTAAGAACGTACAATGTTATAACTGTCAAGATTTTGGACACTTTGCTACAAATTgtccaaaaccaaaccatagaGAAGAAAAAACAAACCTTGTGTTCAAAAATGACGAACCAGAGCTATTGATGGTTACTACTAAGGATGAAGAGGATACAACatccttaaaagaaaaaaagagaagaaatgGAATTCTCATTAAGGAAGATGAAATTCCAAAAGGAAAGTTAGATGAAATGAGGTCAGAGATAGAAAGTGAATTGAGAAGTAAACTAGAGTTTTGGAAGTTTGAATTACTCCAAGACTTTGAGATGGGAAAACAAGAGTTTGAGAAGAAGATGAAAAGTAGAGAGATTGCATTTGAGAAACAAATGCAAAAGGAATTAGAAAACCTCAAGAAGTTGAAAGATTGCACAAGCAAAGAGATGAAAGAGTTAGAATCAGAAAGAGAAAAGTTTGAGAAAGAAAACCATGGAGTTGTTTCAAGAAAGAAACATCTAGAAGAAGAACCAAGAGTTGACAATGACGAATGCAAGAAGCATCAAGAAACGCCATCAAGATTTCAAAAGGAAAGCAAGATTGGGAAAGACATCAAGTCAAGAAACAAGAAAGTTGAATCAGAAGATCATAATACAAGAAACACATTGTTGGAGATTCAAGACTATGAGATGATACAAATGATGGAAGTTACCGACAAAGTTAACAACGATGATCAAGATGAGATTGAAGACAAGAACAAGATAAACCAAATCGAGGAAGAAGTTCAAGGCATAGTTCGTGTTAAAGATCAAGTCATAGGAAATGGAAACAAGCCAAAGTTCAAGGATAACGATTATGAAGTTTGA